The Brassica napus cultivar Da-Ae chromosome C7, Da-Ae, whole genome shotgun sequence genome has a segment encoding these proteins:
- the LOC106358112 gene encoding uncharacterized protein LOC106358112, translated as MGGSEISRSEEKSFENNDVFVWISKKIQEPLKAEFKKLRSVKEQQSMIKPVLEIQTTHDEEREEEKLEKQLQAWRDNPSWIDQPPNVQVKSQNGLFCHLNAEFNVGLPPKSVYKIFTHPDNKRYFKNIKECISRKVLMEDGPMQTVEVKQAAAWKFLWWAGTFPIHLIVQENRKHLMSNYKQEKTMFMKVFEGCWRVEPLFIDEHLCESLKPKTQEDYDRCTNGRGRIGSKVTMDQMFQPSAILTPPPLSWYIRGITTKTTESMIEDLLAEAARIRGGGRDDDQVINSNELDKRKVEDIKERWRSRRRCNGRRLTNRRIRFKRFIKETSSQLLQ; from the exons ATGGGTGGATCTGAAATTTCAAGATCAGAGGAGAAATCGTTTGAAAATAATGATGTGTTTGTATGGATTAGTAAGAAAATTCAAGAGCCCCTTAAG GCTGAGTTCAAGAAATTAAGGAGTGTCAAAGAGCAACAAAGCATGATTAAGCCAGTGTTAGAGATACAGACTACTCATGATGAGGAAAGAGAGGAGGAGAAGTTAGAGAAGCAATTACAAGCTTGGAGAGATAACCCTTCATGGATAGATCAACCTCCTAATGTGCAG GTGAAATCACAAAATGGTTTGTTTTGCCATTTGAACGCAGAATTTAACGTAGGATTGCCTCCTAAGTCAGTCTACAAAATTTTCACTCATCCAGACAACAAACGatacttcaaaaacattaaG GAATGCATATCAAGAAAAGTTTTGATGGAGGATGGACCAATGCAAACCGTGGAGGTGAAGCAAGCCGCGGCCTGGAAGTTTCTTTGGTGGGCTGGAACTTTCCCTATACATCTAATTGTCCAAGAAAACCGAAAACATCTCATG TCCAATTATAAACAAGAGAAGACTATGTTCATGAAAGTGTTTGAGGGTTGTTGGAGGGTGGAGCCATTGTTTATAGACGAACATTTGTGTGAGAGTTTAAAACCGAAAACACAAGAAGACTACGATCGTTGTACCAACGGACGAGGAAGGATCGGGTCGAAGGTGACAATGGATCAGATGTTTCAGCCTTCTGCTATTCTTACACCACCTCCTCTTTCTTGGTATATTCGTGGGATCACCACTAAAACCACAGAGAGTATGATTGAAGATCTTCTAGCTGAAGCTGCTAGGATCCGAGGAGGAGGCCGTGATGATGATCAAGTAATAAACAGCAACGAATTGGATAAGAGAAAAGTTGAGGATATTAAGGAGAGATGGAGATCGAGGAGGAGGTGTAATGGGAGGAGATTAACCAATCGGAGGATCAGATTTAAACGTTTTATAAAAGAAACATCCTCTCAGTTATTGCAATGA